In Aspergillus fumigatus Af293 chromosome 4, whole genome shotgun sequence, one genomic interval encodes:
- a CDS encoding 5'/3'-nucleotidase SurE has translation MRLLPLVLLPLTAQAINIVSSNDDGWAEINIRQFYKALTAAGHSVVVSAPAENQSGKGSSDKTPTTRTKPCEFNSCPSGSPATGFNASDPRLNYVNSYPVTSMKYGISTAAPPFFNDAPPALAVSGPNVGSNLGLAVYFSGTVGAAHYAAEAGIPAIAFSGSSGSPTAWNAAVPAYSRVYAQLATKITNQIVASGTPYLPDQVWLNVNFPEVSSECAAADDFKFVLSRIFTGIFSADDVETCGSSRLPTESTVVGTDGCYVSISVGWSDKTDAAADVQAIVLDKLGDLLVCLP, from the exons ATGCGCCTTCTACCTCTCGTTCTCCTGCCCCTGACTGCTCAGGCGATTAACATCGTCTCATCCAACGACGATGGATGGGCAGAGATTAATATCCGTCAGTTCTACAAGGCCCTGACTGCAGCTGGCCACTCCGTTGTGGTGTCTGCGCCAGCAGAAAACCAGAGTGGAAAAG GTTCCTCTGACAAAACACCAACCACACGGACAAAGCCATGCGAGTTCAACAGCTGTCCGTCCGGCAGCCCTGCAACAGGATTTAATGCCTCCGACCCCCGGCTCAACTACGTCAACTCGTACCCCGTCACCTCGATGAAATACGGCATCAGCACCGCGGCGCCTCCATTCTTCAACGACGCCCCTCCAGCCCTAGCCGTCTCCGGCCCCAACGTGGGCTCAAACCTCGGACTAGCCGTGTACTTCTCCGGCACAGTCGGCGCAGCACACTATGCCGCCGAAGCTGGAATCCCCGCGATCGCCTTCTCGGGGAGTTCCGGCTCGCCGACGGCGTGGAATGCAGCCGTGCCGGCGTACAGCCGGGTGTACGCGCAGCTGGCCACCAAAATCACCAACCAGATTGTCGCCTCGGGAACGCCATACCTGCCCGACCAGGTCTGGCTGAACGTCAACTTTCCCGAGGTGAGCTCTGAGTGCGCCGCCGCGGACGACTTCAAGTTTGTGCTGTCGCGGATCTTCACGGGGATCTTTTCGgcggatgatgttgagacCTGTGGGAGCTCGCGGCTGCCGACTGAGAGCACCGTCGTGGGGACTGACGGATGCTATGTCAGTATCTCTGTGGGATGGAGCGACAAGACCGATGCGGCTGCCGATGTGCAGGCGATTGTGCTGGACAAGCTGGGTGATTTGTTGGTTTGTTTGCCTTGA